A stretch of the Chanos chanos chromosome 1, fChaCha1.1, whole genome shotgun sequence genome encodes the following:
- the cyb5r3 gene encoding NADH-cytochrome b5 reductase 3 isoform X1, whose protein sequence is MLSYICNLIRCSFEQIFGFFLRLLWSKRKPAITLEDPNVKYALRLIDKEIISHDTRKFRFALRCPEHVLGLPVGQHIYLSAKIDGNLVVRPYTPVSSDDDKGFVDLVVKIYYKNVHPKFPEGGKMSQYLESLRIGDTIDFRGPSGLLVYKGRGKFAIRPDKKSEPVIKTAKQVGMIAGGTGITPMLQIIRAVMKDPKDQTVCHLLFANQTEKDILLRPELEEVLANNPSRFKLWFTLDRAPDGWEYSEGFISEDMVRDHLPPPSDDTLILMCGPPPMIQFACNPNLDKVGHSSSRRFTF, encoded by the exons ATGCTGTCCTACATTTGTAAT CTCATCCGTTGCAGCTTCGAACaaatttttggttttttcctgCGTCTTTTATGGTCAAAGCGAAAGCCTGCCATTACTCTCGAGGACCCAAATGTCAAGTATGCGCTACGCCTCATAGATAAAGAG ATAATCAGTCACGACACCAGGAAGTTTCGCTTTGCTCTGAGGTGCCCTGAGCATGTCTTAGGTCTACCTGTCG GGCAACATATCTACCTGTCTGCAAAAATAGATGGAAACCTGGTTGTGAGGCCTTACACCCCTGTGTCCAGTGATGATGACAAGGGCTTTGTGGACCTTGTGGTCAAA ATTTACTACAAGAATGTCCACCCTAAGTTTCCTGAAGGTGGCAAAATGAGCCAGTATTTAGAGAGTCTTCGAATTGGCGACACCATTGACTTCAGAGGACCAAGTGGCCTGCTGGTTTACAAAGGCAGAG GGAAATTTGCCATCAGGCCTGACAAGAAGTCTGAACCTGTTATTAAGACTGCAAAGCAAGTTGGTATGATTGCAGGAGGGACAG GTATCACGCCCATGCTGCAGATCATCAGGGCAGTCATGAAGGATCCGAAAGATCAGACAGTGTGTCATTTGCTTTTTGCCAACCAG acagaaaaagacatccTTCTACGCCCCGAGTTGGAGGAAGTTCTGGCCAATAACCCGTCTCGATTCAAGCTGTGGTTCACTCTTGACAGGGCTCCAGACG GTTGGGAGTACAGTGAAGGCTTCATCAGTGAAGACATGGTCCGTGATCATCTTCCCCCTCCAAGTGATGATACTCTAATCCTCATGTGTGGGCCCCCTCCAATGATCCAGTTTGCCTGCAACCCCAACCTCGACAAAGTGGGCCACTCTAGCAGCAGACGCTTCAccttctag
- the ppfibp1a gene encoding liprin-beta-1: protein MMTDASEMLAAALEQMDGIIAGSKAMDYSNGLFDCQSPSSPFLGTLRALHLLEDLRGALELMDTDERESLRCQVPEATAEALVEWLQGRLMNGHGSAGEDVGYQERLSRLESDKECLVLQVSILTDQVEVQGEKIRDLDVCLEEHREKLNATEEMLQQELLSRSALETQKLELLTEVSSLKLKLTTVEKEHVDREDVYQEVNDLRVQIAGLEDERQQYETKLMSTREELVVLQRQLEDREDELKRLHEQAALNVKTQVGSHSTERDAEVQRMKRAIESLMVVNDEKDCKIEELQQSLMRYRTVQGMVISAQEQEDKVKEAGRREGLSDCSVIDVVAMDTDRVSLGGTEETDEPQLIPCTELLPEKEVIYTATANVPCDAEQGRAIQQVTDSPLEAYKLGRTDHVTRNVESEVQGDMGRKSTSSASTSSQPKPVHGDGFGSKKARASFGRGFFKLRGGKRTASAPNLAEGEQQGTEHLDLAGAPSHKPQERNKHTLTAATESKKKARGIRRLFGILRRSHSTSFDLDDTPESEFKRGGVRATAGPRLGWSRDLQRDKKELDTPFARWTKEQVGQWLQEQGLGMYVNQGQVWVQSGQTLLKASQHDLEKELGIKHPLHRKKLQLALQAMGSEEDDAKGKLDFNWVTRWLDDIGLPQYKSQFDEARVDGRMLHYMTVDDLLSLKVGSVLHHLSIKRAIQVLRLNHYDPSCLRRRPSDENNITPAEICQWTNHRVMEWLRSVDLAEYAPNLRGSGVHGGLMVLEPRFNVETMALLLNIPPNKTLLRRHLATHFHLLIGSEAQILKQECLENPDYTPLTATAKVKPRRLSFGSFGTLRRKRQDENEEYVCPMDVQMPQSSSFQKGLRIYEDDLDQLEQMEDSEGTVRQIGAFSEGINNLTSMLKEDEFFREMPSRSPDASATDDDSTV, encoded by the exons ATGATGACTGATGCAAGTGAGATGTTGGCTGCAGCCTTGGAGCAAATGGATGGTATCATTGCag GCTCCAAGGCCATGGACTACTCCAATGGTCTGTTTGACTGCCAGTCACCATCCTCACCCTTTTTGGGTACACTGAGAGCACTGCATCTCCTAGAGGACCTGCGGGGGGCACTGGAGCTGATGGATACTGATGAGAGGGAAAGCCTGCGTTGCCAGGTGCCTGAAGCTACAGCAGAGGCACTTGTGGAGTGGCTGCAGGGACGACTG ATGAATGGCCATGGCTCTGCAGGTGAGGATGTAGGCTACCAAGAGCGACTCTCACGCCTGGAAAGTGACAAGGAATGTCTTGtactgcag GTGAGCATTTTAACAGATCAAGTGGAGGTTCAGGGAGAAAAGATAAGGGATCTTGATGTATGTCTTGAAGAACATCGAGAGAAACTCAATGCCACAGAGGAAATGCTGCAGCAG GAACTGCTGAGTCGGTCTGCCCTAGAGACTCAGAAACTGGAGCTGCTGACCGAGGTGTCTAGTCTGAAACTGAAGCTGACAACAGTAGAGAAAGAGCACGTAGACAGAGAG GACGTTTACCAGGAGGTCAATGACTTGCGTGTCCAGATAGCTGGCTTGGAGGATGAAAGGCAGCAGTACGAGACCAAACTGATGTCTACCAGA GAGGAGTTAGTGGTGCTCCAGAGACAGctggaagacagagaggacgAGCTGAAAAGGTTACACGAACAGGCTGCACTCAACGTCAAGACACAGGTTggctcacacagcacagagagag aTGCAGAAGTGCAGAGGATGAAAAGGGCTATTGAATCTTTGATGGTGGTCAATGATGAAAAA gaTTGTAAAATTGAGGAACTCCAGCAGTCTCTAATGCGCTACAGGACAGTCCAAGGCATGGTGATATCAGCACAGGAGCAAGAAG ACAAAGTTAAGGAAGCGGGCCGCAGGGAAGGCCTGAGTGACTGCTCAGTCATAGACgttgttgccatggatactgACAGAGTCTCCCTGGGAGGCACTGAAGAGACTGATGAG CCACAGCTGATTCCATGCACTGAACTTCTCCCAGAAAAAGAAGTAATATATACAGCCACAGCAAATGTTCCCTGTGATGCGGAGCAGGGAAGGGCGATACAGCAAGTCACAGACAG TCCTCTGGAGGCTTACAAATTGGGACGTACTGATCATGTGACCAGAAATGTAGAG TCTGAAGTACAGGGAGACATGGGCAGGAAAAGCACCTCGTCAGCTTCAACCTCCTCTCAGCCCAAACCAGTACATGGTGATGGCTTTGGCAGCAAGAAAGCTCGTGCTTCTTTTGGTCGAGGGTTCTTTAAGCTCCGAGGTGGCAAGAGAACAGCTAGTGCCCCAAACCTTG CTGAAGGAGAACAACAAGGGACTGAACACTTGGACTTGGCAGGAGCTCCATCCCACAAACCacaggagagaaacaaacacacactgacggCTGCTACTGAGAGCAAAAAGAAGGCAAGAGGGATCAGGAGGCTCTTTGGAAT ACTGAGAAGAAGTCATTCCACCTCGTTTGACCTTGATGACACTCCTGAGTCTGAGTTCAAGAGGGGAGGCGTAAGGGCGACTGCTGGACCAAGACTTGGATGGTCACGTGACTTGCAACGTGACAAAAA AGAACTGGATACTCCTTTTGCCCGGTGGACTAAAGAGCAAGTAGGCCAATGGCTCCAGGAGCAGGGTTTGGGAATGTATGTTAACCAGGGACAAGTTTGGGTTCAGTCTGGACAGACCTTATTGAAGGCCTCACAACATGACCTGGAGAAG GAGTTAGGCATCAAGCACCCTCTCCATAGAAAGAAACTGCAATTAGCCCTTCAGGCTATGGGTTCAGAGGAGGATGATGCCAAGGGCAAGTTGGACTTCAACTGGGTGACCC GGTGGCTTGATGACATTGGGCTGCCACAGTATAAGTCTCAATTTGATGAGGCAAGGGTGGATGGTCGAATGCTACACTATATGACAGTG GATGACCTGCTGAGCCTGAAGGTGGGCAGCGTGCTCCACCACCTCAGCATCAAGAGAGCCATCCAAGTTTTGCGACTCAACCACTATGATCCCAGCTGCCTCCGTCGACGACCCTCTGATGAG AACAACATCACCCCAGCAGAGATCTGTCAATGGACCAACCACAGAGTAATGGAATGGCTACGCTCAGTGGATTTGGCTGAGTATGCCCCCAACCTCAGAGGAAGTGGAGTCCATGGAGGGCTTATG GTTCTGGAACCCCGCTTCAATGTGGAGACTATGGCCCTGCTCCTTAACATCCCACCCAATAAGACACTGCTACGACGTCACCTGGCCACCCACTTCCATCTCCTGATTGGCTCAGAGGCACAGATTCTCAAACAGGAGTGTCTGGAGAACCCAGACTACACCCCTCTCACTGCTACTGCAAAAGTTAAG CCACGACGACTGTCTTTTGGGAGCTTTGGCACTTTGCGGCGGAAACGTCAAGATGAGAATGAGGAGTATGTCTGTCCCATGGATGTACAGATGCCCCAAAGCAGCAGCTTCCAGAAGGGCCTCAGGATATATGAGGATGATCTTGACCAGCTTGAGCAG ATGGAGGATTCAGAGGGAACGGTGAGGCAAATAGGAGCTTTTTCTGAGGGGATTAACAATTTGACA AGCATGCTGAAAGAGGATGAATTCTTCAGAGAGATGCCTTCTCGCTCTCCAGATGCCAGTGCAACAGATGATGATTCCACTGTGTGA
- the cyb5r3 gene encoding NADH-cytochrome b5 reductase 3 isoform X2, which produces MICMLIRCSFEQIFGFFLRLLWSKRKPAITLEDPNVKYALRLIDKEIISHDTRKFRFALRCPEHVLGLPVGQHIYLSAKIDGNLVVRPYTPVSSDDDKGFVDLVVKIYYKNVHPKFPEGGKMSQYLESLRIGDTIDFRGPSGLLVYKGRGKFAIRPDKKSEPVIKTAKQVGMIAGGTGITPMLQIIRAVMKDPKDQTVCHLLFANQTEKDILLRPELEEVLANNPSRFKLWFTLDRAPDGWEYSEGFISEDMVRDHLPPPSDDTLILMCGPPPMIQFACNPNLDKVGHSSSRRFTF; this is translated from the exons ATGATTTGTATG CTCATCCGTTGCAGCTTCGAACaaatttttggttttttcctgCGTCTTTTATGGTCAAAGCGAAAGCCTGCCATTACTCTCGAGGACCCAAATGTCAAGTATGCGCTACGCCTCATAGATAAAGAG ATAATCAGTCACGACACCAGGAAGTTTCGCTTTGCTCTGAGGTGCCCTGAGCATGTCTTAGGTCTACCTGTCG GGCAACATATCTACCTGTCTGCAAAAATAGATGGAAACCTGGTTGTGAGGCCTTACACCCCTGTGTCCAGTGATGATGACAAGGGCTTTGTGGACCTTGTGGTCAAA ATTTACTACAAGAATGTCCACCCTAAGTTTCCTGAAGGTGGCAAAATGAGCCAGTATTTAGAGAGTCTTCGAATTGGCGACACCATTGACTTCAGAGGACCAAGTGGCCTGCTGGTTTACAAAGGCAGAG GGAAATTTGCCATCAGGCCTGACAAGAAGTCTGAACCTGTTATTAAGACTGCAAAGCAAGTTGGTATGATTGCAGGAGGGACAG GTATCACGCCCATGCTGCAGATCATCAGGGCAGTCATGAAGGATCCGAAAGATCAGACAGTGTGTCATTTGCTTTTTGCCAACCAG acagaaaaagacatccTTCTACGCCCCGAGTTGGAGGAAGTTCTGGCCAATAACCCGTCTCGATTCAAGCTGTGGTTCACTCTTGACAGGGCTCCAGACG GTTGGGAGTACAGTGAAGGCTTCATCAGTGAAGACATGGTCCGTGATCATCTTCCCCCTCCAAGTGATGATACTCTAATCCTCATGTGTGGGCCCCCTCCAATGATCCAGTTTGCCTGCAACCCCAACCTCGACAAAGTGGGCCACTCTAGCAGCAGACGCTTCAccttctag